The Daphnia pulicaria isolate SC F1-1A chromosome 12, SC_F0-13Bv2, whole genome shotgun sequence genome contains a region encoding:
- the LOC124316475 gene encoding 3-hydroxyanthranilate 3,4-dioxygenase-like yields MSIQLCNINQWIEDNKASFLPPVCNKLMHEKQLKVFFVGGPNQRKDFHIEEGEELFYMKKGSMELIVQEQGAFKTVAIQEGQVFLLPGKIPHSPQRKDDTIGLVVERERAKQELDCLRYFVNDSTESLFERWFYCDDLGVQLVPVIKEFFASEQCKTGRPVPGTIPENPHFHPDGQLQLENPFNLKEWLQSHGTEIHQNGKKNLFDGAKYKSDVIIYGKGVDEFKAIQHEIWLWQLEGESVVKLNGQDITLKSDDSLLIPAGEEHQLMRDADSCFLMSVAMPTPNGNI; encoded by the exons ATGAGCATTCAATTGTGTAACATTAATCAATGGATTGAAGACAACAAAGCTTCTTTCTTGCCACCTGTTTGCAACAAACTCAT gCATGAGAAACAGTTGAAAGTCTTCTTTGTCGGAGGGCCCAATCAGCGTAAAGATTTCCATATTGAAGAAGGTGAAGAGTTATTCTACATGAAAAAGGGTTCAATGGAGTTGATTGTTCAGGAACAAGGAGCTTTCAAAACGGTTGCCATTCAAGAAGGGCAA gTATTTTTACTTCCGGGAAAGATTCCGCATTCGCCTCAGAGGAAAGATGACACAATCGGGTTGGtagtcgagagagaaagagcgaaacaAGAATTGGATTGCCTCAG GTATTTTGTAAACGATTCGACCGAGTCGCTGTTTGAGAGGTGGTTTTATTGCGACGATCTTGGAGTTCAACTTGTTCCAGTCATCAAAGAGTTTTTCGCCTCGGAGCAATGCAAAACAGGACGTCCCGTACCGGGAACGATTCCGGAGAATCCTCATTTCCATCCAGATGGCCAACTCCAATTGGAAAATCCTTTCAACTTGAAAGAGTGGCTCCAATCTCATGGCACTGAAATCCACCAAAATGGCAAGAAGAATTTGTTTGATGGCGCCAAATACAAATCGGACGTCATTATTTATGGCAAAGGAGTCGATGAGTTTAAAgcgattcaacatgaaatttggttgtgGCAATTG GAAGGTGAATCCGTTGTGAAATTAAACGGACAAGACATTACCCTCAAATCCGACGATAGTCTTTTGATTCCGGCTGGAGAAGAGCACCAACTGATGCGTGATGCCGATTCGTGTTTCCTTATGTCAGTAGCCATGCCCACGCCAAATGGAAATATTTAA
- the LOC124316401 gene encoding trypsin I-P1-like — protein MHFTLSALSVFFLIGFVNSNSLPNLFQRNSADQPTISIVGGVPAATGEFPYLAVLSLGQYLCGGSLIGKSHILTAAHCVESFAAADVSTFFADINTLSINGGGTGAVFRGVKKFIIHPSYNSNTQDNDVAMLILNSPVTTVKFVALPSDNATTLAPTTIKTTTTLKSNVTTPKLTTTTPKPTTTTPKPTTAKSVTTAKATVSTTKMPCSCTCAPTTTRVVANGKTTKKPALLRAFSTYANQLATIAGWGTTSSGGSVSNLLLKANVTIQDNTVCAKQYGNFVGANMLCASAPGKDTCQGDSGGPILVNGVQVGITSFGNGCADPKYAGVYTRVSTYVTWIQTIMANNP, from the exons ATGCACTTCACTTTATCG GCCCTCAGTGTGTTTTTTCTCATTGGGTTCGTGAATTCCAATTCACTTCCAAACCTATTTCAACGTAACAGTG CTGATCAGCCGACCATATCAATCGTCGGTGGAGTCCCGGCAGCCACCGGTGAATTTCCTTATTTG GCTGTTTTGAGCTTGGGCCAATACCTTTGTGGTGGATCCCTGATTGGAAAGTCCCACATCCTGACAGCGGCTCATTGCGTTGAAAG TTTTGCTGCCGCTGACGTGAGCACGTTCTTTGCGGACATCAACACGTTGTCAATCAACGGTGGCGGAACCGGCGCTGTCTTTAGgggagtgaagaaattcatcaTTCATCCCTCATACAATTCCAACACACAA GATAACGATGTCGCTATGCTGATATTAAATTCGCCAGTTACAACTGTCAAATTTGTTGCGCTACCGTCCGACAACGCAACAACTCTTGCCCCAACAactataaaaacaacaacaacgttgAAGTCTAACGTAACAACTCCCAAACTCACTACTACAACTCCTAaacccacaacaacaactcctAAGCCAACCACAGCCAAATCTGTGACGACGGCCAAAGCAACAGTATCCACCACCAAAATGCCGTGCTCGTGTACGTGTGCACCAACTACCACACGCGTAGTCGCCAACGGGAAAACCACCAAAAAACCTGCACTTCTAAGAGCTTTCAGTACATATGCGAACCAGTTGGCCACCATCGCCGGATGGGGAACAACATCTTCAG GAGGAAGCGTTTCGAACTTGCTGCTGAAAGCAAACGTCACTATTCAAGACAATACAGTTTGCGCTAAACAATATGGAAATTTCGTTGGCGCTAACATGTTGTGCGCCTCTGCTCCTGGTAAAGATACCTGCCAG GGTGACAGCGGTGGCCCGATCCTTGTAAACGGAGTTCAAGTTGGAATCACCTCCTTCGGCAATGGCTGTGCTGATCCTAAATATGCCGGTGTCTACACCAGAGTCTCGACTTATGTTACCTGGATTCAGACCATCATGGCCAATAatccatga